A stretch of the Panthera uncia isolate 11264 chromosome E2 unlocalized genomic scaffold, Puncia_PCG_1.0 HiC_scaffold_20, whole genome shotgun sequence genome encodes the following:
- the VPS4A gene encoding vacuolar protein sorting-associated protein 4A isoform X2 yields the protein MTTSTLQKAIDLVTKATEEDKAKNYEEALRLYQHAVEYFLHAIKYEAHSDKAKESIRAKCMQYLDRAEKLKDYLRNKEKHGKKPVKENQSESKGDSDSEGDNPEKKKLQEQLMGAVVMEKPNIRWNDVAGLEGAKEALKEAVILPIKFPHLFTGKRTPWRGILLFGPPGTGKSYLAKAVATEANNSTFFSVSSSDLMSKWLGESEKLVKNLFELARQHKPSIIFIDEVDSLCGSRNENESEAARRIKTEFLVQMQGVGNNNDGTLVLGATNIPWVLDSAIRRRFEKRIYIPLPEEAARAQMFRLHLGSTPHNLTDANIHELARKTEGYSGADISIIVRDSLMQPVRKVQSATHFKKVCGPSRTNPSVMIDDLLTPCSPGDPEAMEMTWMDVPGDKLLEPVVCMSDMLRSLATTRPTVNAEDLLKVKKFSEDFGQES from the exons ATGACAACGTCAACCCTCCAG AAAGCCATTGACCTGGTGACAAAAGCCACAGAAGAGGATAAAGCCAAGAATTACGAGGAGGCACTCCGGCTCTATCAGCATGCCGTGGAGTATTTCCTACACGCTATCAAAT ATGAGGCACACAGCGACAAGGCCAAGGAGAGCATTCGAGCCAAGTGCATGCAGTACCTAGACCGAGCGGAGAAGCTGAAGGATTATTTACGAAACAAAGAGAAGCATGGCAAGAAGCCAGTCAAAGAAAATCAGAGTGAGAGCAAGGG CGATAGTGACAGTGAAGGGGAtaatccagagaaaaagaaactgcagGAACAACTGATGG GTGCTGTTGTGATGGAGAAGCCCAACATTCGGTGGAATGATGTGGCCGGGCTCGAGGGGGCCAAGGAGGCCCTCAAAGAAGCTGTCATTTTGCCAATTAAATTCCCACATTTGTTCACAG GCAAGCGTACGCCTTGGCGAGGGATACTGCTCTTTGGACCCCCTGGCACAGGCAAATCCTACCTGGCCAAAGCGGTGGCGACAGAGGCCAACAACTCCaccttcttctctgtgtcctcCTCAGACTTGATGTCTAAGTGGTTGGGGGAGAGTGAGAA GCTAGTCAAGAACCTGTTTGAGCTGGCCAGGCAGCACAAGCCTTCCATCATCTTCATCGATGAGGTGGATTCCCTCTGCGGGTCCCGCAATGAAAATGAGAGCGAAGCTGCTCGAAGGATCAAAACGGAGTTCTTGGTCCAGATGCAGG gggTGGGGAATAACAACGATGGGACCCTGGTTCTCGGTGCCACAAACATCCCGTGGGTGTTGGATTCAGCCATTAGAAGGAG GTTTGAAAAGCGGATTTACATCCCGCTGCCCGAGGAGGCTGCCCGTGCCCAGATGTTCCGGTTGCATCTGGGGAGCACCCCCCACAACCTCACTGATGCCAACATCCATGAGCTGGCCCGGAAGACGGAAGGCTACTCAGGCGCTGACATCAGCATCATTGTGCGGGACTCCCTCATGCAACCTGTTCGAAAAGTACAGTCGGCAACACACTTCAAAAAG GTCTGTGGCCCTTCCCGCACCAACCCTAGCGTTATGATCGATGACCTCCTGACCCCATGTTCCCCAGGGGACCCAGAGGCCATGGAGATGACTTGGATGGATGTCCCTGGTGACAAACTCTTAGAGCCTGTGGTTTGCATG TCGGACATGCTCCGGTCTCTGGCTACCACTCGGCCCACCGTGAATGCAGAGGACCTCCTGAAAGTGAAGAAATTCTCAGAGGACTTTGGACAGGAGAGTTAA
- the VPS4A gene encoding vacuolar protein sorting-associated protein 4A isoform X1 — protein MTTSTLQKAIDLVTKATEEDKAKNYEEALRLYQHAVEYFLHAIKYEAHSDKAKESIRAKCMQYLDRAEKLKDYLRNKEKHGKKPVKENQSESKGSDSDSEGDNPEKKKLQEQLMGAVVMEKPNIRWNDVAGLEGAKEALKEAVILPIKFPHLFTGKRTPWRGILLFGPPGTGKSYLAKAVATEANNSTFFSVSSSDLMSKWLGESEKLVKNLFELARQHKPSIIFIDEVDSLCGSRNENESEAARRIKTEFLVQMQGVGNNNDGTLVLGATNIPWVLDSAIRRRFEKRIYIPLPEEAARAQMFRLHLGSTPHNLTDANIHELARKTEGYSGADISIIVRDSLMQPVRKVQSATHFKKVCGPSRTNPSVMIDDLLTPCSPGDPEAMEMTWMDVPGDKLLEPVVCMSDMLRSLATTRPTVNAEDLLKVKKFSEDFGQES, from the exons ATGACAACGTCAACCCTCCAG AAAGCCATTGACCTGGTGACAAAAGCCACAGAAGAGGATAAAGCCAAGAATTACGAGGAGGCACTCCGGCTCTATCAGCATGCCGTGGAGTATTTCCTACACGCTATCAAAT ATGAGGCACACAGCGACAAGGCCAAGGAGAGCATTCGAGCCAAGTGCATGCAGTACCTAGACCGAGCGGAGAAGCTGAAGGATTATTTACGAAACAAAGAGAAGCATGGCAAGAAGCCAGTCAAAGAAAATCAGAGTGAGAGCAAGGG CAGCGATAGTGACAGTGAAGGGGAtaatccagagaaaaagaaactgcagGAACAACTGATGG GTGCTGTTGTGATGGAGAAGCCCAACATTCGGTGGAATGATGTGGCCGGGCTCGAGGGGGCCAAGGAGGCCCTCAAAGAAGCTGTCATTTTGCCAATTAAATTCCCACATTTGTTCACAG GCAAGCGTACGCCTTGGCGAGGGATACTGCTCTTTGGACCCCCTGGCACAGGCAAATCCTACCTGGCCAAAGCGGTGGCGACAGAGGCCAACAACTCCaccttcttctctgtgtcctcCTCAGACTTGATGTCTAAGTGGTTGGGGGAGAGTGAGAA GCTAGTCAAGAACCTGTTTGAGCTGGCCAGGCAGCACAAGCCTTCCATCATCTTCATCGATGAGGTGGATTCCCTCTGCGGGTCCCGCAATGAAAATGAGAGCGAAGCTGCTCGAAGGATCAAAACGGAGTTCTTGGTCCAGATGCAGG gggTGGGGAATAACAACGATGGGACCCTGGTTCTCGGTGCCACAAACATCCCGTGGGTGTTGGATTCAGCCATTAGAAGGAG GTTTGAAAAGCGGATTTACATCCCGCTGCCCGAGGAGGCTGCCCGTGCCCAGATGTTCCGGTTGCATCTGGGGAGCACCCCCCACAACCTCACTGATGCCAACATCCATGAGCTGGCCCGGAAGACGGAAGGCTACTCAGGCGCTGACATCAGCATCATTGTGCGGGACTCCCTCATGCAACCTGTTCGAAAAGTACAGTCGGCAACACACTTCAAAAAG GTCTGTGGCCCTTCCCGCACCAACCCTAGCGTTATGATCGATGACCTCCTGACCCCATGTTCCCCAGGGGACCCAGAGGCCATGGAGATGACTTGGATGGATGTCCCTGGTGACAAACTCTTAGAGCCTGTGGTTTGCATG TCGGACATGCTCCGGTCTCTGGCTACCACTCGGCCCACCGTGAATGCAGAGGACCTCCTGAAAGTGAAGAAATTCTCAGAGGACTTTGGACAGGAGAGTTAA